A stretch of DNA from Coccidioides posadasii str. Silveira chromosome 1, complete sequence:
AAGACTGGTTACTACGGCGGGGAACAGGGCCTGGAGACCGGCACCGAAGAATCCGTAAAGAATGGAAAAAGCGTATAGACCGGGAGAATCCTTCACGCCTATCCACGCAAAAAGCATCATCGAAGTGATGAAAGTGAATGGAATGATCGTGTTTAGTGGTCCAATGAAGTAATCTGCGAGGTAGCTGGGTACCATTCTGCCGATGGTCCCCAGGGCATTCATGATCATGAGAAGAGTGATGCTTTCGGTTTGGGAGACACCGAGTTTTGCTCTCGCGAAGCTGCTGACGTAAAAAAAGCCGATGTAGAGGGCCCAGAAGTTGAGGTACATTCCTACGGCGTAAAGGGAATACGGGCCCTCTTTGAAAGCTGGCCACTCGAAAAAGGGCCCACTGCGCCGGGGCGGAATACGTTGGCGGAAGAATACGAATCCTGGAGCCAGAGTCACCACGGTGATTAGGCCCAATACTCGCATGGTCCACGGGAATCCGACACGGGGCAGTAATTGCTGAACGATTACAGGGTATATAATCCCTCCAGTTGCAGATCCACACGCACCGATTGCAAGGGCTATTGAACGCCGCGAGGAGAAGTATGTTGACAGGAGTGTCATGGTTGGACAGAAGATCAACCCGCTTCCGATACCTAGACAGAGCCCCTGGGCCAAGAACAACTGCACATATGTTTTACAGAGGGACGTCATGAAGATGGCAAACATAATGGTAACAGCTCCCAAACCCCAGACGGGCTTGAAGAATCCAGCATCCGTTGCCCGGCCGGAAAATGTCCCTATGGCGAAGAGGAGAAAGGTTTGAATGCTTCCAACCCAGGAGATATCGGATGGTTGCCGCTGAAGTGTTTGAGTGTAGTATTCCTGGAACATTCCAAAGCTATTGATAAAGCCCCAGGTGTTGAAAATGACCAAATGGGCAAGGCCCGCTTGTAGCCATGCCTCAAATCCACCATCAGGAGGGGGGCCAGGGTTCCGTCCAGAGTCCTTTGTCCGTACAATGGAGAGAGTTTTGGTTATAATGCTCTCTTTCCCAACTGTCTTGGTCGGCTCGCGGCTAAGCGAGTATCGGCGATCTTCCTCGATTTCATCGCCAGCGTGGAACGATCCTTGTTCCACATCGCTAGGGAGCGAAGTCGATCCATTGTTTGGCAGGAGATCGTGATCAGAGGGTCGCTTTTCGAGATCCAAGGAAGAGCCTTTCTCCCCGGAGAGTGTGAGGCCTCTCTTCTCCATATTGCTGGGGGCAGTTTATGTTGTGGATCCTGCGCGCGGCTCCCAATTGAGGGATTTACTTCTGTTTTTACACCTGAACAGAGTGACGAGGTGGGGACCAAGCGAACCGAGCAAGCGGTGTTCCCGCTGTCACTTGCTGCGACGTAATCGTTGCCGACTGGTGAACTGTCAGCTCATGGGAGAGTCAGCCGGGGAAAGAGTCCATGACTACTTACCTCAGTACCACGGTATTCGCAGTCCAATACTGTGGAGGAGCGATGATTTTCAAAGCATGGGGACTTCGGAAACACAAGCATATATGTATATCGATTGACTATGCAAAAGATACCTTACTGACAGATGGTATATACCCGCCTCTCTCCGTGGGTATCTCTGAAAAAGTCCAacagaaaggaaaaaggattACAAATCGGGGGCAATGTGGAGAAGGGTTCCTTTACACACATAAGGCAGCCATAGCCTTTAATTTTCAAAAGGAAAGGAACAAATACGAAATATTGTCAAGAGAATTTCAGTGAGAAAAATGAATCATTTCCTTTAGCTAAAATTGTCCGCCATTCAGCGGTCAATCTGGATTCGCCTGGTGTCTCGACCCTCAAACCATCTTCCGAGAAGCGGGCTTCAATTTTTAGCGCCGGGATTTGAGGTTCAAAGTGGAGTGCGACCTTTTGAGACAATCTTCAACTTTGGTTATCTTTCCAGAGATATGGAGGCATCATCAATTGGATTGCGGCAAGATGCTTCGGGGCCTTTTGGATCTCCAGGATCATTGCTCCTGCGATTGGTTCGCCAAACTATCTGACTTCCATTATCCGTGCCCTGCTGCAGGCCACGGGCCCCGTGAGCAACGGCGGGAGGACGCCAGGGTTGGCGGTCCGGGTGAATCGGCACGCACGTTTTAACTGCGGCCCGAGATCGTCGTGCGAAGGGCGTGGGGGGCACGTGGGATGCAAAGAGGACAAACCGTGCAAACATAGCAAATATCGCATACAGAGCAAACTAGTACGGGAATATAATATTCCGCCCCGACCCCGGAAAATTGAATTTGCCAGCGCGAGTTTTTGGGGAGAGGCGGAAGGGAAAGCAGCTGTCGGGATGATTTAACCAGTTcatttctttctctctcttttccttctctcttccttcgtttttctttttttttttttttttgggacgTGGATACTCGTTCATTCAGAGAGAGTGTCGCGTCGCCTGCGGTGCTCTTTGTTCGCTTGTTCTACCAAGGAAAGCTTACATCTTACCTCTTCCTATGCGATGATCTCTCAACGCTCAGCTCGCAGCGGCTTTGCTGCTGCCTCCACCTGCCGGACGAATGTCACGATGCTTATATTTCCCGTACCACTCCGTCAGAGAGCCATTTGTCATGGGGTCGCTCatttttcatcttcctccGCGGCCAGAAAACCAGTCTCACCTTCCGACAAATCATCACAAGTTCAGCCTGTCTCCCACTCCGCCTCGTCCTCAACGTCTACCTCCGTACACCCCCACCTACCGTCCGCCTTAAACCCACCGCAAAGCACACGGCCTGCACAGCTTGAACTTCCCGAAAAATCAGCGAATTCCAGTGGAATGTTCAAGTATTACATATCTTTGGGAAAGGCATACTACGCGTTTTACAAGACTGGTTTGAAGAACGTATATCACAACTATCGCGCCGCCGCGCCGATTCGCAAGAGGCTGGGGTTTTCAGGGTACTTACCTACTTCTCTGCCTCCGCGCTCTCTATCCGGAACCGCGGCCTTTGAGCAGCTTGTCAGGAAAGAGGGTGTAACGCGAGCAGAGTTTCAGCTACTAAGACGAAGCGCCTATGACATTAGGAGGATGATACCTTTTGTTTTAATTTTGATAGTCTGCGGAGAATTCACGCCATTGATCGTGCTGGCGTTGGGATCACGGGTCACACCCCTGACTTGCAGGATTCCCAAACAGCTTGAGAAAGAAAGGCGGCTAAAATTGGATCGGAAGAGCGCTGCGCTTCGTGCGGCTGTTACTTCGTTCGAAAAGGAATGGCTTAACGCAACTACATTGCCGAAATCCATACCTTCGGCCGTCCGGCATGCGTCCGCGAACGACATCCTGAGCTCTTGTGCCGTGCTCGGCTTGTCCAAGTCGCACCGTCTGCCAGCTTATATACCAGGGTTTATGCAGGCTACATTTGTGAATTTGGTGTATCGGCCGAAGTTGAGGAGATGGTTAGAGTACTTATCCGTCGATGATTCGTTGATGAGGGAAGCTGGAGGTGCGGCAGGTTTAACTGCAGATGAAGTGAGAATTGCAGTGGAGGAGAGAGGCGGAGTGGATGTTGGAGCCGATCGGATTAGGGATGAGGAGAAAGTAAAGATAATGCGCAGATGGCTGGGGCGATGGATAGAAGATGGTGGGAAGGCCTAAGGCTGGGATTAAATAATTCGAGACAACCCATTTCGCTTCTCTTGGGACCTGCATGTTTCTCGACCGCTTAAAGAGGACCTTGGGACATTTCCCGGATGCACCTTTTATTTCATAGAATCTGTATTAGTATCATGGCTGTTGGGT
This window harbors:
- a CDS encoding uncharacterized protein (EggNog:ENOG410PJIM~COG:G~TransMembrane:9 (o12-37i49-68o80-100i121-144o159-176i188-208o214-236i248-268o280-304i)), with protein sequence MFAIFMTSLCKTYVQLFLAQGLCLGIGSGLIFCPTMTLLSTYFSSRRSIALAIGACGSATGGIIYPVIVQQLLPRVGFPWTMRVLGLITVVTLAPGFVFFRQRIPPRRSGPFFEWPAFKEGPYSLYAVGMYLNFWALYIGFFYVSSFARAKLGVSQTESITLLMIMNALGTIGRMVPSYLADYFIGPLNTIIPFTFITSMMLFAWIGVKDSPGLYAFSILYGFFGAGLQALFPAVVTSLSTDLKKTGIRFGMILSIVSVASLTGPPIAGALIQKGNGDYLYAQIFAALSMLVGTSVLVMSRYALTGAKIKAKV
- a CDS encoding uncharacterized protein (EggNog:ENOG410PRP5~COG:S~TransMembrane:1 (i191-213o)); its protein translation is MISQRSARSGFAAASTCRTNVTMLIFPVPLRQRAICHGVAHFSSSSAARKPVSPSDKSSQVQPVSHSASSSTSTSVHPHLPSALNPPQSTRPAQLELPEKSANSSGMFKYYISLGKAYYAFYKTGLKNVYHNYRAAAPIRKRLGFSGYLPTSLPPRSLSGTAAFEQLVRKEGVTRAEFQLLRRSAYDIRRMIPFVLILIVCGEFTPLIVLALGSRVTPLTCRIPKQLEKERRLKLDRKSAALRAAVTSFEKEWLNATTLPKSIPSAVRHASANDILSSCAVLGLSKSHRLPAYIPGFMQATFVNLVYRPKLRRWLEYLSVDDSLMREAGGAAGLTADEVRIAVEERGGVDVGADRIRDEEKVKIMRRWLGRWIEDGGKA